One window from the genome of Nocardioides panaciterrulae encodes:
- a CDS encoding FtsW/RodA/SpoVE family cell cycle protein codes for MGHRTAQNGGALLGFVHRRRRGAELFLLVLALAVGIGAYAAVGLGVQGEVPADIVGYGGWLALLVIGCHVVVRLVAPYADPVLLPVVAALNGLGLAVIHRLDLAYATDGSDATPSGFARQQLIWMTLGVLLFIATLLLLRDHRVLQRFTYTSGLAAIVLLLLPMLPIIGASINGARIWIHLGPFSFQPGEVAKVLLVIAFSGYLVLHRDALALAGRRFLFIDLPRGRDLGPILAMWLISLGILVFQHDLGSSLLFFGLFLITLYVATERPGWLVVGGGLFLVGAFAAYKLISHVTERVDVWLHPMYYYSDLHGAKSFQPVEAMFGMGWGGLIGRGFGNGSPERVPYANSDFIVSSIGEELGLTAVIAVILLYGLIVERALRAALVCRDGFGKLLASGLAAIFALQVFVVVGGVTGLIPLTGLTTPFLSYGGSSLVANWVIIALLLRISDQARRPVPDLSVTDEEADSEATQVVKLPR; via the coding sequence ATGGGCCACCGGACCGCTCAGAACGGCGGCGCGCTCCTGGGCTTCGTGCACCGGCGGCGCCGGGGCGCGGAGCTGTTCCTGCTCGTGCTCGCGCTCGCGGTCGGCATCGGCGCCTACGCCGCGGTCGGGCTCGGCGTCCAGGGCGAGGTGCCGGCCGACATCGTCGGGTACGGCGGCTGGCTGGCGCTGCTGGTGATCGGCTGCCACGTGGTCGTGCGCCTCGTCGCGCCGTACGCCGATCCGGTGCTGCTGCCCGTCGTGGCGGCCCTCAACGGCCTGGGCCTGGCGGTGATCCACCGCCTCGACCTCGCCTACGCGACCGACGGCAGCGACGCGACCCCCTCGGGGTTCGCCCGCCAGCAGCTGATCTGGATGACGCTGGGCGTGCTGCTGTTCATCGCGACGCTGCTGCTGCTGCGCGACCACCGGGTGCTGCAGCGGTTCACCTACACCAGCGGGCTCGCCGCGATCGTGCTGCTGCTGCTGCCGATGCTGCCGATCATCGGCGCCAGCATCAACGGCGCGCGGATCTGGATCCACCTGGGCCCGTTCAGCTTCCAGCCGGGCGAGGTCGCCAAGGTGCTGCTGGTGATCGCGTTCTCCGGCTACCTGGTGCTGCACCGCGACGCGCTGGCGCTGGCGGGCCGGCGGTTCCTGTTCATCGACCTGCCCCGCGGCCGCGACCTCGGGCCGATCCTCGCGATGTGGCTGATCAGCCTGGGCATCCTGGTCTTCCAGCACGACCTCGGCTCCAGCCTGCTGTTCTTCGGCCTGTTCCTGATCACGCTCTACGTCGCGACCGAGCGGCCCGGCTGGCTGGTCGTGGGCGGCGGGCTGTTCCTGGTCGGCGCGTTCGCGGCGTACAAGCTGATCAGTCACGTCACCGAGCGGGTCGACGTCTGGCTGCACCCGATGTACTACTACAGCGACCTGCACGGGGCGAAGAGCTTCCAGCCCGTCGAGGCGATGTTCGGGATGGGCTGGGGCGGCCTGATCGGCCGGGGCTTCGGCAACGGCAGCCCCGAGCGGGTGCCCTACGCCAACTCCGACTTCATCGTCAGCTCCATCGGCGAGGAGCTCGGGCTGACCGCGGTGATCGCGGTGATCCTGCTCTACGGGCTGATCGTCGAGCGCGCGCTGCGCGCCGCGCTCGTGTGCCGCGACGGGTTCGGCAAGCTGCTGGCCTCCGGTCTGGCGGCGATCTTCGCGCTGCAGGTCTTCGTCGTCGTCGGCGGCGTCACCGGGCTGATCCCGCTCACCGGCCTCACCACACCGTTCCTCTCCTACGGCGGGTCCTCGCTCGTCGCGAACTGGGTGATCATCGCGTTGCTGCTGCGCATCTCCGACCAGGCCCGTCGACCCGTGCCGGACCTCTCCGTCACGGACGAGGAAGCCGACTCCGAGGCGACCCAGGTGGTGAAGCTTCCGCGATGA
- the pknB gene encoding Stk1 family PASTA domain-containing Ser/Thr kinase: MSNPQPTLVGGRYELGELLGRGGMAEVRKGIDTRLGRVVAVKRLRTDLASDATFQARFRREAQSSASLNHPAIVAVYDTGEEYAEEDGHGVAQPYIVMEFVAGRTLRDILREGRKILPERALEITSGVLSALDYSHRAGIIHRDIKPGNVMLTPSGDVKVMDFGIARAISDASSTMTQTAAVVGTAQYLSPEQARGETVDSRSDVYSAGCLLYELLTGRPPFVGDSPVAVAYQHVREPAAPPSDHDTDLPPEIDAIVMKALAKRLEDRYQSAAAMRSDIERYLAGRPVHAVVPPAPPTSVIAPVEAAADATAVRAAVPPEEPAGRGPRTGLLVGLGLLLLVLIAAAVFLVPKLFNSPPDQVRVPSVTGLSEKKARAEIGDAGLGIGNVDYQSDDSVKKNQVISQDPDPTKDAYVAPGSDVDLVVSTGKPLISVPSVVGLDRAAAASTLRGDNLRVTFSMRDSDDPRGQALSTDPAPGQSVPEGTKVTVYWSDGPETVPAVVGMDRKAAEQAIRDAGFTPDVVKTSDTTKPEGTVIRQSPKRGEKASQGSTVTLVVSSFQQPSESPSPTGSPSASPTGPPSGPPTTSPPLPTGPPSPTGRRSAPGRAH; encoded by the coding sequence ATGAGCAACCCGCAGCCGACCCTGGTCGGCGGACGCTACGAGCTCGGCGAGCTGCTCGGCCGCGGCGGGATGGCCGAGGTCCGCAAGGGCATCGACACCCGGCTCGGGCGCGTGGTGGCGGTCAAGCGGCTGCGCACCGATCTCGCCAGCGACGCCACCTTCCAGGCCCGGTTCCGCCGCGAGGCCCAGTCCTCGGCCTCGCTGAACCACCCCGCGATCGTCGCGGTCTACGACACGGGTGAGGAGTACGCCGAGGAGGACGGTCACGGGGTCGCCCAGCCCTACATCGTGATGGAGTTCGTCGCCGGCCGCACGCTGCGCGACATCCTGCGCGAGGGCCGCAAGATCCTCCCCGAACGGGCGTTGGAGATCACCAGCGGCGTGCTCTCGGCGCTGGACTACAGCCACCGCGCGGGCATCATCCACCGCGACATCAAGCCCGGCAACGTGATGCTCACGCCCAGTGGCGACGTCAAGGTGATGGACTTCGGCATCGCCCGGGCGATCAGCGACGCCTCCTCGACGATGACCCAGACCGCGGCGGTGGTCGGCACCGCGCAGTACCTCTCCCCCGAGCAGGCCCGGGGCGAGACGGTCGACTCGCGCTCCGACGTCTACTCCGCGGGCTGCCTGCTCTACGAGCTGCTGACCGGGCGGCCGCCGTTCGTGGGCGACAGTCCCGTGGCCGTCGCCTACCAGCACGTCCGCGAGCCCGCGGCGCCGCCGTCGGACCACGACACCGACCTGCCCCCCGAGATCGACGCGATCGTGATGAAGGCGCTCGCCAAGCGCCTCGAGGACCGCTACCAGTCCGCGGCGGCGATGCGCAGCGACATCGAGCGCTACCTGGCCGGCCGGCCGGTGCACGCGGTGGTGCCGCCGGCGCCGCCGACCTCGGTCATCGCGCCGGTGGAGGCCGCGGCCGACGCGACCGCGGTGCGGGCCGCCGTACCCCCCGAGGAGCCGGCGGGCCGCGGCCCGCGCACCGGCCTGCTGGTCGGGCTCGGGCTGCTGCTCCTGGTGCTCATCGCCGCGGCGGTGTTCCTGGTGCCGAAGCTGTTCAACAGCCCGCCGGACCAGGTCCGGGTGCCGTCGGTGACCGGGTTGAGCGAGAAGAAGGCGCGCGCCGAGATCGGCGACGCGGGCCTGGGCATCGGCAACGTCGACTACCAGTCCGACGACAGCGTGAAGAAGAACCAGGTCATCAGCCAGGACCCCGACCCCACCAAGGACGCCTACGTGGCCCCGGGCTCCGACGTGGACCTGGTGGTGTCCACCGGCAAGCCGCTGATCAGCGTGCCGTCGGTCGTCGGGCTCGACCGCGCCGCAGCCGCCTCCACGCTCCGGGGCGACAACCTCCGGGTCACGTTCTCGATGAGGGACTCCGACGATCCCCGCGGCCAGGCGCTCTCCACCGACCCGGCCCCGGGCCAGAGCGTGCCCGAGGGCACCAAGGTGACCGTCTACTGGTCCGACGGCCCCGAGACGGTGCCGGCCGTGGTCGGCATGGACCGCAAGGCCGCCGAGCAGGCGATCCGGGACGCCGGCTTCACCCCCGACGTCGTCAAGACCTCCGACACCACCAAGCCCGAGGGCACGGTCATCCGGCAGAGCCCGAAGCGCGGGGAGAAGGCCAGCCAGGGCTCGACGGTGACGCTGGTGGTCTCCAGCTTCCAGCAGCCCAGCGAGTCGCCGTCGCCGACCGGCTCGCCGTCCGCGTCGCCCACCGGGCCCCCGTCCGGTCCGCCGACCACGTCCCCGCCGCTGCCGACCGGGCCGCCGAGCCCCACCGGCCGGCGGTCGGCGCCGGGTCGGGCGCACTGA
- a CDS encoding protein phosphatase 2C domain-containing protein — protein MTEPTTESTPEPAPGPTTGPNTRPATGPATGPADGPSGAPSPLRLDFAAISDVGRVRKDNQDSGYAGPWLLTVCDGVGGAARGDIASATAVQQLRRLDRPPGEDLLGQVAGALHRAHDRIAELVDEDPSLNGTSTTATVALFDGQRLGIGHVGDSRAYLYRSGEITQLTKDHTFVQSLIDEGRITEAEARVHPHRNLILRALDGIHEAEPDLFHIGLAAGDRLLLCSDGASGVLDEPRLADILSTGSPDFAAVELVRASLEAGSSDNVTCLVADAVDATAEASPPHPLLVGAAAEMRKRARAQKGSLFRGHRSGDTGELEPVTADIPDEVGFAITADPLDPEAMRYAPRPPHRYIWLKRLLALLVLVGLVWIAGAAAWSWSQQQYYVGQQDGRVVIFRGLNGELPGLALSTAYETSDVQLDRLSDFDAGRVREGIDVGDLGDAERAVDTLAAKQTGAPASQGTASQTGTSDTGTGS, from the coding sequence ATGACCGAGCCGACCACCGAGTCGACGCCGGAGCCGGCCCCGGGCCCGACCACCGGCCCGAACACGCGCCCAGCCACCGGCCCAGCCACCGGTCCGGCCGACGGCCCGAGCGGGGCCCCCAGCCCGCTGCGCCTCGACTTCGCCGCGATCTCCGACGTCGGCAGGGTCCGCAAGGACAACCAGGACTCCGGGTACGCCGGCCCCTGGCTGCTCACCGTCTGCGACGGCGTGGGCGGGGCCGCCCGCGGCGACATCGCCTCCGCGACCGCCGTCCAGCAGCTGCGCCGGCTCGACCGGCCGCCGGGCGAGGACCTCCTCGGACAGGTCGCCGGCGCCCTGCACCGGGCCCACGACCGGATCGCCGAGCTCGTCGACGAGGACCCCTCGCTCAACGGCACCAGCACCACCGCGACGGTCGCCCTCTTCGACGGCCAGCGGCTCGGGATCGGCCACGTGGGCGACAGCCGGGCCTACCTCTACCGATCCGGCGAGATCACCCAGCTCACCAAGGACCACACGTTCGTCCAGAGCCTCATCGACGAGGGCCGGATCACCGAGGCGGAGGCCCGGGTGCACCCGCACCGCAACCTCATCCTCCGGGCCCTCGACGGCATCCACGAGGCCGAGCCGGACCTCTTCCACATCGGGCTGGCCGCCGGCGACCGGCTGCTGCTGTGCAGCGACGGCGCTTCGGGGGTGCTCGACGAGCCCCGCCTCGCCGACATCCTGTCCACCGGAAGCCCCGACTTCGCCGCCGTCGAGCTGGTCCGCGCGAGCCTGGAGGCGGGCAGCTCCGACAACGTGACCTGCCTGGTCGCCGACGCCGTCGACGCCACCGCCGAGGCGTCGCCGCCCCACCCGCTGCTGGTCGGCGCGGCCGCCGAGATGCGCAAGCGCGCCCGGGCCCAGAAGGGCAGCCTGTTCCGCGGACACCGCTCGGGCGACACCGGCGAGCTCGAGCCGGTCACCGCCGACATCCCCGACGAGGTCGGGTTCGCGATCACCGCGGACCCGCTGGACCCCGAGGCGATGCGCTACGCCCCGCGCCCGCCGCACCGCTACATCTGGCTCAAGCGGCTGCTGGCCCTGCTGGTGCTCGTGGGCCTGGTCTGGATCGCCGGGGCGGCCGCGTGGTCGTGGAGCCAGCAGCAGTACTACGTCGGCCAGCAGGACGGGAGGGTCGTGATCTTCCGCGGCCTGAACGGCGAGCTGCCGGGCCTGGCGCTCTCCACGGCGTACGAGACCAGCGACGTGCAGCTGGACCGGCTCTCGGACTTCGACGCCGGCCGCGTCCGCGAGGGCATCGACGTCGGCGACCTCGGCGACGCCGAGCGGGCGGTCGACACCCTCGCCGCGAAGCAGACCGGTGCGCCCGCCAGCCAGGGCACCGCCAGCCAGACGGGGACCTCCGACACGGGGACCGGGAGCTGA
- a CDS encoding DUF881 domain-containing protein has translation MTPGSHARPADDEAPAPRRPRRGWRAWRIGTPLVLLLCGGLFVVSAANSEGTDLRPGRYTNLSSLVSGEARDYQHLEQRVKDLNSEVVSLTDAVNDRDVQRSQRRIEKLKDPAGLVPRSGPGVTVTLSDAPEDVINSTTRDLKYLVVHQQDIQAVVNAMWTAGATAVTVQGQRIVSTTGIKCEGNAVQLQGVPYSQPYVISAVGDQAALLGAIDGNPYLQLYRAQAADPTISVGWDLQLESDITAPAYDGLLDLNYAKPLDN, from the coding sequence GTGACACCCGGTTCCCACGCGCGGCCCGCCGACGACGAGGCCCCAGCCCCCCGCCGTCCGCGACGGGGCTGGCGAGCGTGGCGGATCGGCACCCCGCTGGTCCTGCTGCTGTGCGGGGGCCTGTTCGTGGTGAGCGCCGCGAACAGCGAGGGCACCGACCTGCGTCCGGGGCGTTACACCAACCTCTCCTCGCTGGTCAGCGGGGAGGCCCGGGACTACCAGCACCTCGAGCAGCGCGTGAAGGACCTCAACTCCGAGGTCGTCTCGCTGACCGACGCGGTCAACGACCGCGACGTCCAGCGCTCCCAGCGGCGCATCGAGAAGCTCAAGGACCCCGCCGGGCTGGTCCCGCGCTCCGGCCCCGGGGTCACGGTCACGCTGTCCGACGCCCCCGAGGACGTCATCAACTCCACCACCCGCGACCTGAAGTACCTCGTCGTGCACCAGCAGGACATCCAGGCCGTCGTCAACGCGATGTGGACGGCCGGGGCCACCGCGGTCACCGTCCAGGGCCAGCGGATCGTCAGCACCACCGGCATCAAGTGCGAGGGGAACGCCGTCCAGCTGCAGGGCGTGCCCTACTCCCAGCCCTACGTGATCTCCGCGGTCGGCGACCAGGCCGCGTTGCTCGGCGCCATCGACGGCAACCCCTACCTGCAGCTCTACCGCGCGCAGGCCGCCGACCCCACGATCTCGGTCGGCTGGGACCTGCAGCTGGAATCCGACATCACGGCCCCGGCGTACGACGGGCTCCTCGACCTCAACTACGCCAAGCCGCTCGACAACTGA
- a CDS encoding peptidylprolyl isomerase, translated as MADLQAILKTNKGDITLNLFPDHAPETVANFTGLAEGTKSYDAGNGRSGPFYDGLGFHRVIEGFMIQGGCPLGTGTGGPGYTFKDEPHPELTFDKPYLLAMANAGPGTNGSQFFITLGATTWLNFKHTIFGEVADQASRDVVDAIGTAPTGPGDRPTEAVVIEHVEVVRS; from the coding sequence ATGGCTGACCTGCAGGCCATCTTGAAGACCAACAAGGGCGACATCACGCTCAACCTGTTCCCCGACCACGCGCCGGAGACCGTGGCCAACTTCACCGGCCTGGCGGAGGGCACCAAGTCCTACGACGCCGGCAACGGGAGGAGCGGCCCGTTCTACGACGGCCTGGGCTTCCACCGGGTGATCGAGGGCTTCATGATCCAGGGCGGTTGCCCGCTGGGCACCGGCACCGGCGGCCCGGGCTACACCTTCAAGGACGAGCCGCACCCCGAGCTGACCTTCGACAAGCCCTACCTGCTCGCGATGGCGAACGCCGGTCCGGGCACCAACGGCTCGCAGTTCTTCATCACCCTGGGCGCCACCACCTGGCTGAACTTCAAGCACACGATCTTCGGTGAGGTGGCCGACCAGGCCTCCCGCGACGTCGTCGACGCGATCGGCACCGCGCCGACCGGCCCGGGCGACCGTCCCACCGAGGCTGTGGTCATCGAGCACGTCGAGGTCGTGCGCTCCTGA
- a CDS encoding protein kinase domain-containing protein translates to MSPDPTSGGPPDGPDHGFADEGGRYRLDSRIATGGMGEVWRGTDTVLGREVAIKLLKHEYADDASFRSRFETEARHAGSLHHPGIAAVFDFGEGSGIGGSGARPFLVMELVDGQPLSALLRPGEPMDPDAARDLLGQAAAAVGAAHAAGIVHRDIKPANLLVTPDRRVKITDFGIARAADAMAITQTGQVMGTPQYLSPEQARGNAATPASDVYALGVVAFECLAGRRPFVADSPVATALAHLREPVPALPPEVPADLAAVVRKALSKEPHDRFADGAAFATALRDPATAATAIVPPPTDGDHTQVLAGAAGAAGLGAAGLAGAAAAEEAPPTSAGPAAGPTEGAAGGAGTPGGGRRRAVLWLLLAALAVLLVIVIGFVVLARTGDDTTPTPNPTPTGKHHRHTPSPQPTRSASTTAPSPTESSSSSPTESPSASPSSTAPTSPTGSPSTSAPSSPSTSPSASTSSSPTTSPTTPASPSASATPTASAPASRGSTAASGQSPAPATSSPSTAGSTSSRRSVPADDGKVTR, encoded by the coding sequence GTGAGCCCCGACCCCACGAGCGGTGGCCCCCCGGACGGGCCCGACCACGGCTTCGCCGACGAAGGCGGGCGCTACCGGCTCGACTCCCGGATCGCCACCGGCGGGATGGGCGAGGTCTGGCGCGGCACCGACACGGTGCTGGGCCGCGAGGTCGCGATCAAGCTGCTCAAGCACGAGTACGCCGACGACGCCTCGTTCCGGTCCCGGTTCGAGACCGAGGCGCGGCACGCCGGCTCGCTGCACCACCCGGGGATCGCGGCGGTCTTCGACTTCGGGGAGGGCTCGGGCATCGGCGGCTCCGGCGCCCGACCGTTCCTCGTGATGGAGCTCGTCGACGGCCAGCCGCTCTCGGCGCTGCTGCGCCCCGGGGAGCCGATGGACCCCGACGCCGCGCGCGACCTGCTCGGCCAGGCCGCGGCGGCGGTCGGCGCCGCCCACGCCGCCGGCATCGTCCACCGCGACATCAAGCCCGCCAACCTGCTGGTCACCCCGGATCGCCGGGTCAAGATCACCGACTTCGGCATCGCCCGGGCCGCCGACGCGATGGCGATCACCCAGACCGGCCAGGTGATGGGCACCCCGCAGTACCTCTCGCCCGAACAGGCCCGCGGCAACGCGGCCACGCCGGCCTCCGACGTCTACGCGCTCGGTGTCGTCGCCTTCGAGTGCCTGGCCGGCCGGCGGCCGTTCGTCGCCGACAGCCCGGTCGCCACGGCCCTGGCCCACCTGCGCGAGCCCGTTCCGGCGCTGCCGCCCGAGGTGCCCGCCGACCTCGCGGCCGTCGTACGCAAGGCGTTGTCGAAGGAGCCGCACGACCGCTTCGCCGATGGCGCCGCGTTCGCCACCGCGCTGCGCGACCCGGCCACGGCGGCCACCGCGATCGTCCCGCCGCCGACCGACGGCGACCACACCCAGGTGCTCGCCGGCGCCGCCGGTGCGGCCGGGCTGGGTGCGGCGGGGCTCGCCGGCGCGGCCGCTGCGGAGGAGGCGCCCCCGACCAGCGCGGGACCGGCCGCGGGCCCGACCGAGGGGGCTGCGGGGGGCGCAGGCACCCCGGGCGGCGGCCGCCGGCGCGCCGTCCTGTGGCTGCTGCTGGCCGCGCTGGCGGTGCTGCTCGTGATCGTGATCGGCTTCGTGGTCCTCGCCCGGACCGGCGACGACACCACCCCGACACCGAACCCCACGCCGACCGGGAAGCACCACCGCCACACCCCCTCCCCCCAGCCGACCCGCTCCGCGAGCACGACCGCACCGTCGCCCACCGAGTCCTCGAGCAGCTCCCCGACCGAGTCCCCGAGCGCCTCGCCGAGCTCGACGGCACCGACGTCACCCACCGGCTCGCCGAGCACCTCGGCGCCCTCGTCGCCCTCGACCTCCCCGAGCGCTTCGACGAGCAGCTCCCCGACCACGAGCCCGACGACCCCGGCCAGCCCCTCCGCCAGCGCCACCCCCACCGCCAGCGCCCCCGCCAGCCGGGGGTCCACCGCGGCCTCCGGCCAGTCCCCAGCTCCCGCCACCTCCTCCCCGAGCACCGCCGGCAGCACCAGCAGCCGTCGGTCGGTGCCGGCCGACGACGGAAAGGTCACCCGCTGA
- a CDS encoding peptidoglycan D,D-transpeptidase FtsI family protein gives MNKPIRTISLFCLLLFLALMINATYLQYWKAGALNDDPRNRRVITAAFSRERGAILVGRDPVAQSVKSGDRYKYQRKYPKPFEYAPLTGFFSFYSQTGVEQTENDVLSGDDSKLFVNNLVGLLSNDSAKGGNVELTIDPAAQDAAWNGLKALGPNVQGAVVAIEPNTGKILAMTSTPTYDPNKLASHDLSSVLQTYSRLQKDPAQPMINRAIQTVLPPGSTFKLVTASAALESGNFDPQSRVPGGTSLDLPQTSKDLHNENGVSCGGSQITLTRALDVSCNVSFGWLGLQIGGDALRQQAQKYGFGQHYFDDLPQQAISRFPSGDLAPPFEAYSAIGQYEVAATPLQMAMVGAGIANRGTVMKPYLVDEVQSSDYDVLDKTQPSELSKAVSPQTAAELTQMMVSVVDQGTGTPAQIPGISVAGKTGTAQSTPSRPPYAWFVSFAPANDAKVAVAVLVQSSDTARSEIAGSALCAPIAKAVMQAVLQ, from the coding sequence ATGAACAAGCCGATCCGCACGATCTCGCTGTTCTGCCTGCTGCTGTTCCTGGCGCTGATGATCAACGCGACCTACCTGCAGTACTGGAAGGCCGGCGCCCTGAACGACGACCCGCGCAACCGGCGGGTGATCACGGCGGCGTTCTCCCGCGAGCGCGGGGCGATCCTCGTCGGCCGCGACCCGGTGGCGCAGAGCGTGAAGTCCGGCGACCGCTACAAGTACCAGCGCAAGTACCCCAAGCCGTTCGAGTACGCCCCGCTGACCGGGTTCTTCTCCTTCTACAGCCAGACCGGCGTGGAGCAGACCGAGAACGACGTGCTCTCCGGTGACGACTCCAAGCTGTTCGTCAACAACCTCGTGGGCCTGCTCAGCAACGACTCCGCCAAGGGCGGCAACGTGGAGCTGACCATCGACCCGGCCGCCCAGGACGCCGCGTGGAACGGCCTGAAGGCGCTCGGCCCGAACGTCCAGGGCGCGGTGGTGGCCATCGAGCCGAACACCGGCAAGATCCTCGCGATGACGTCGACGCCGACCTACGACCCCAACAAGCTGGCCTCCCACGACCTGTCCTCGGTCCTGCAGACCTACTCCCGACTCCAGAAGGACCCCGCCCAGCCGATGATCAACCGGGCGATCCAGACCGTGCTGCCGCCCGGCTCGACGTTCAAGCTCGTCACCGCCTCGGCCGCGCTGGAGAGCGGGAACTTCGACCCGCAGTCGCGGGTGCCCGGCGGGACCTCCCTGGACCTGCCGCAGACCAGCAAGGACCTGCACAACGAGAACGGCGTCAGCTGCGGCGGCAGCCAGATCACGCTGACCCGGGCGCTCGACGTGTCCTGCAACGTCTCGTTCGGGTGGCTCGGCCTGCAGATCGGCGGCGACGCCCTGCGCCAGCAGGCCCAGAAGTACGGCTTCGGCCAGCACTACTTCGACGACCTCCCGCAGCAGGCCATCAGTCGCTTCCCCTCCGGCGACCTGGCGCCGCCGTTCGAGGCGTACTCCGCGATCGGCCAGTACGAGGTGGCCGCCACCCCGCTGCAGATGGCGATGGTCGGCGCCGGCATCGCCAACCGGGGCACGGTGATGAAGCCCTACCTCGTCGACGAGGTCCAGTCCTCCGACTACGACGTCCTCGACAAGACCCAGCCCTCGGAGCTGTCCAAGGCGGTCTCGCCGCAGACGGCCGCCGAGCTGACCCAGATGATGGTCTCGGTCGTCGACCAGGGCACCGGCACCCCCGCCCAGATCCCCGGGATCTCCGTGGCCGGCAAGACCGGCACCGCCCAGTCGACGCCCTCGCGGCCGCCGTACGCCTGGTTCGTCTCCTTCGCCCCGGCCAACGACGCCAAGGTGGCGGTGGCGGTGCTGGTGCAGTCCAGCGACACCGCGCGCAGCGAGATCGCCGGCAGCGCGCTGTGCGCGCCGATCGCCAAGGCCGTCATGCAGGCGGTGCTCCAGTGA
- a CDS encoding rhomboid family intramembrane serine protease: MPTCYRHPGRETYVTCQRCGRPICPDCMRDAAVGFQCPQCIDEGARTTRSGRTAYGGLRPGNPGLTSMVLIAINAAVWLLVLATGGAASTLLNRLMLLPTGVCGSNAYPSRAYPLFSQQACALGTNPPGDGHWYPGVSDGAWWQLLTSAFTHVEIWHIGFNMLALWFLGPQLEMAIGRARFLALYLLSALAGSTMAYWFSPPHGATLGASGAIFGLMGALLVLAIKVRANPQQILLWIGINFVITVTSPNISWQGHLGGFLGGALIAAILAWSPRPRRVLWQTAGLGAVGVGLVVAVLARTAVLG, encoded by the coding sequence GTGCCCACCTGCTACCGGCACCCCGGTCGCGAGACCTACGTCACCTGCCAGCGCTGCGGCCGGCCGATCTGCCCGGACTGCATGCGCGACGCCGCGGTGGGCTTCCAGTGCCCGCAGTGCATCGACGAGGGCGCCCGGACCACGCGCAGCGGGCGCACGGCGTACGGCGGGCTCCGGCCGGGCAACCCCGGCCTGACCTCGATGGTGCTGATCGCGATCAACGCCGCGGTGTGGCTGCTGGTGCTGGCGACCGGGGGTGCGGCCAGCACCCTGCTCAACCGGCTGATGCTGCTGCCGACCGGCGTGTGCGGCTCGAACGCCTACCCCAGCCGCGCCTACCCGCTCTTCTCCCAGCAGGCGTGTGCGCTGGGGACCAACCCGCCGGGGGACGGCCACTGGTACCCGGGCGTCAGCGACGGCGCCTGGTGGCAGCTGCTCACCAGTGCGTTCACGCACGTCGAGATCTGGCACATCGGCTTCAACATGCTGGCCCTGTGGTTCCTCGGCCCCCAGCTCGAGATGGCCATCGGGCGCGCGCGGTTCCTCGCGCTCTACCTGCTCTCCGCGCTGGCCGGCTCCACCATGGCCTACTGGTTCTCACCCCCGCACGGCGCCACGCTCGGCGCCTCGGGGGCCATCTTCGGCCTGATGGGCGCCCTGCTGGTGCTCGCGATCAAGGTGCGCGCGAATCCTCAGCAGATCCTCCTGTGGATCGGCATCAACTTCGTCATCACCGTCACCTCGCCCAACATCTCCTGGCAGGGGCATCTCGGCGGCTTCCTCGGCGGCGCCCTGATCGCCGCGATCCTGGCCTGGTCCCCGCGCCCGCGCCGGGTGCTGTGGCAGACCGCCGGACTCGGTGCGGTCGGCGTGGGGCTGGTCGTCGCGGTCCTCGCCCGGACCGCGGTCCTGGGCTGA
- a CDS encoding cell division protein CrgA, translating into MSKPKAKQPDYLNSTRGPVVSARFVAVLVLVVLGIAWMAYYYAAVRVDPTAVPAPKPGSPSWMADLGDWNYLIGFGLLFLGLVLAAHPSTPLGRGSGVVVGMLGCFVLGLLWICTFYVISNDISALPVFDDLGQRNLLVGIGFMAVGFVYATRWE; encoded by the coding sequence GTGTCCAAGCCGAAGGCCAAGCAGCCGGACTACCTCAACTCGACCCGCGGACCCGTGGTGTCCGCACGCTTCGTGGCCGTCCTGGTCCTGGTGGTCCTCGGCATCGCGTGGATGGCCTACTACTACGCCGCGGTGCGGGTCGACCCCACCGCGGTCCCCGCGCCGAAGCCGGGCAGCCCCTCCTGGATGGCCGACCTGGGTGACTGGAACTACCTGATCGGCTTCGGGCTGCTCTTCCTCGGCCTGGTGCTCGCCGCGCACCCGAGCACGCCGCTGGGCCGGGGCAGCGGGGTCGTGGTGGGCATGCTCGGCTGCTTCGTGCTCGGGCTGCTGTGGATCTGCACGTTCTACGTGATCAGCAACGACATCAGCGCGCTGCCGGTCTTCGACGACCTGGGCCAGCGGAACCTGCTGGTCGGCATCGGCTTCATGGCCGTCGGCTTCGTCTACGCCACCCGGTGGGAGTGA